Part of the Halogeometricum sp. S3BR5-2 genome, TTGCTATCGCACCATGGGATTTATCGTGTCGCTCGCTCGCGATGCGGAATCCCGAACCGACATACCAAAGCATTACTTCGCCCGAACCAACTCGGAGATATGGCCCTTCGCAAACCGCCGTTGCGCGAGGCTCACGCGGCCCGTGACGCCAAGTTCACGGAGTTCGGTGGGTGGGACATGCCGGTCGAGTTCGACTCGATTCGGACAGAGCACGCGGCCGTCCGCGAATCGGTCGGCATCTTCGACGTCTCGCACATGGGCGAGGTGGAGGTGTCCGGACCGGACGCGGCGACGCTGATGCAGCGACTCACCACGAACGACGTGACGCGCCTCGCTCCCGGCGACTCGCAGTACGCGATGATAACGAACGAGGAGGGAACGATTCTGGACGACACCGTCGTCTATCGCCTCCCCGACGAGGAGACGGAGCGCTACCTGTTCGTCCCGAACGCCGGTCACGACGCCGAGATGCACGACCGCTGGACCGCCCACCGCGAGGAGTGGGGGCTGGACGCGCGCGTGGACGACGTCACCGAGGAGTGGGCGATGTTCGCTGTGCAGGGTCCAGACGCCGCGGACGCCGTCGCCGCCGCGGCCGACGGCGTCTCCGACCTCTCGAAGTTCGAGGCCCGCTACGCCGACGTCGTCGGCGCCCGGTCGTGGGTCGCTCGCACCGGTTACACCGGCGAGGACGGCTTCGAGATACTCTGTCCGTGGGACGAGGCTGAGACGGTGTGGAACGCGTTCGTCGACGACCACGACTGCACGCCCTGTGGCCTCGGCGCGCGCGACACCCTCCGAATCGAGATGGGATTCCTGCTCTCCGGGCAGGACTTCGACCCCGAGACGGAGCCTCGAAACCCCTACGAGGCCGGCGTCGGCTTCGCGGTGAAACTCGATACCGAGTTCGTCGGCCGCGACGCCCTCGAAGCCGTCTACGAGGAGGGCGTCGACGAGAAGTTCGTCGGGCTGAAACTGCTCGACCGCGGCGTCGCCCGGCACGGTTACGACGTCGTCGACGACGACGGACACGTCGTCGGCCACGTCACCAGCGGAACGATGAGCCCCACCCTGAACGAACCGATAGCGCTCGGCTACGTCCCCGTCGAGCACGCCGACCCCGGCACGCGCCTGCGCGTCGCCGTCCGAGAGCAGGAGAAGCGCGCGAAGGTAGTCAGCACGCCCTTCCTGGAGGATTAACAATGTTCGATGTACCCGAAGACCGAAAGTACCTGGAATCGCACGAGTACGCAACCACCGACGGCGAGACGGCCACCGTCGGCATCTCCGACTTCGCGCAGGACGAACTGGGCGACGTCGTCTTCGTCGAACTCCCCGCGGAGGGCGACGAGGTGACGAAAGGCGAGGAGTTCGGCGTCGTCGAGTCCATCAAGGCCGTCTCCGACCTCTACGCGCCCGTCTCGGGCACGGTGGTCGACGTGAACGAGGAACTGTTCGACCGCCCCGAACTCGTCAACGAGGACCCCTACGGCGAGGGGTGGATGCTCGAAGTCGAGGTGTCGGACCCCGACGAGTTCGACGGACTGCTCTCGCCCGAGGAGTACCGCGGCCAGACCGAATGACGCGCGGAAGCCCCTACGCACCCCACACCGACGCGGAGACGGCGGCGATGCTCGACGCCGTCGGCGTCGACGACGAGGAGTCGCTGTTCGACATCCCCGAGGAGGTGCGATTCGACGGCGAGTTCGACATCGACGCTCGCGGAGAACGGGAACTGCGGGCGGAACTGTCGAGGACGTTCGCGAAGAATCGGGACCTCACAGAGTTCCTCGGCCGCGGCCACCACGGGCACTACGTGCCGGCCCTCGTCGACGACATCTCGCGCCGCTCGGAGTTTCTCACCTCCTACACGCAGTACCAACCGGAGATAACGCAGGGGTTCCTGCAGGCCCTGTTCGAGTACCAGTCGTTGCTGGTCGAACTCACCGGCCTCCCGGTGGCCAACTGCTCGATGTACGACGCCGCGACGGCGCTGGCGGAGGCGGCGCGCCTCTCGAACCGGGTCCGCCGCGTCTCCGGCGACCGCATCTTGGTCCCGGAGACGCTCCACGCCGGCAAGCGGAGCGTCCTCGACAACTACGTCGCCGGGACGGACCTCGCCGTCGAGACGTACCCGATGGACGACGGCAACGTCGACGTGGACGCTCTCGGGGACGCGGTCGGCGAAGACGCCTCGATGGTGTACGCCGAGAACCCGACGGTCCGCGGCGCAATCGAGGAACGACTCTCTGAGATAGGAGAGCTAGCCGACGAGGCCGACGCGCTGTTCTGTCTCGGAACCGACATCGTGGCGCTCGGACTCCTCGAGGAACCCGCGAGCGTCGGCGCCGACGTCGTCGTCGGCGAGGCGGACGCCCTCGGGATGCCCACCTCGTACGGGATGGGCCTCGGACTGTTCGCCACCCGCGAGTCGTTCCTCCGGCAGGTGCCGGGGCGACTCGTCGGCGCGAGCGAGGACGCCGGCGGCAAGCGCGCCTACACGTTGACGCTGCAGACGCGGGAGCAGCACATCCGCAAGGAGCGCGCCACCTCGAACATCTGCACGAACCAGGCGTGGGTCGCCCTCCGGACGGCGATGCACGTCGCGTACCTCGGCCCCGACGGACTCGTCGAGTTGGCGAAGCGCTGCGTCACCGACGCCGAGTCGCTCGCGGCGGAGTTGAGCGACCTGAAGGGCGTCAAAGCCCCCGTCCACGACCGACACCACTTCCGCGAGTTCGTCGCGCAC contains:
- the gcvT gene encoding glycine cleavage system aminomethyltransferase GcvT, with the protein product MALRKPPLREAHAARDAKFTEFGGWDMPVEFDSIRTEHAAVRESVGIFDVSHMGEVEVSGPDAATLMQRLTTNDVTRLAPGDSQYAMITNEEGTILDDTVVYRLPDEETERYLFVPNAGHDAEMHDRWTAHREEWGLDARVDDVTEEWAMFAVQGPDAADAVAAAADGVSDLSKFEARYADVVGARSWVARTGYTGEDGFEILCPWDEAETVWNAFVDDHDCTPCGLGARDTLRIEMGFLLSGQDFDPETEPRNPYEAGVGFAVKLDTEFVGRDALEAVYEEGVDEKFVGLKLLDRGVARHGYDVVDDDGHVVGHVTSGTMSPTLNEPIALGYVPVEHADPGTRLRVAVREQEKRAKVVSTPFLED
- the gcvH gene encoding glycine cleavage system protein GcvH, translating into MFDVPEDRKYLESHEYATTDGETATVGISDFAQDELGDVVFVELPAEGDEVTKGEEFGVVESIKAVSDLYAPVSGTVVDVNEELFDRPELVNEDPYGEGWMLEVEVSDPDEFDGLLSPEEYRGQTE
- the gcvPA gene encoding aminomethyl-transferring glycine dehydrogenase subunit GcvPA, translating into MTRGSPYAPHTDAETAAMLDAVGVDDEESLFDIPEEVRFDGEFDIDARGERELRAELSRTFAKNRDLTEFLGRGHHGHYVPALVDDISRRSEFLTSYTQYQPEITQGFLQALFEYQSLLVELTGLPVANCSMYDAATALAEAARLSNRVRRVSGDRILVPETLHAGKRSVLDNYVAGTDLAVETYPMDDGNVDVDALGDAVGEDASMVYAENPTVRGAIEERLSEIGELADEADALFCLGTDIVALGLLEEPASVGADVVVGEADALGMPTSYGMGLGLFATRESFLRQVPGRLVGASEDAGGKRAYTLTLQTREQHIRKERATSNICTNQAWVALRTAMHVAYLGPDGLVELAKRCVTDAESLAAELSDLKGVKAPVHDRHHFREFVAHTDQPAEAIAADLEREGFAVHVVGEHELQVCVTESTAAKTDELVAAFEEVL